The genomic segment AGGGGAAGGAAGAAGCGGCGCTAGAAGTCGAACGGCGTGTCGGTGAAGAACTCCGATACCGGCTTCTCGGCGGGCTCCTCGACACGGGGCCGGATGCCGAGCCGTTCGCGTAGCACCTCGTAGCCTCCGGCCTCGAGCTCGTCGGCCAGCTCACGGCCACCGGACTCGACGATCCGCCCGGCCATCAGCACGTGGATCCGGTCCGGTGTCATGTACTCGAGGATCCGTGAGTAGTGGGTGATCAGCAGCACCGCCATGTCGGGACCGCGCATCTCCTCGACCGCAGCCGCGACTTCGCGCACCGCGTCGATGTCGAGACCCGAGTCGATCTCGTCGAGGATGGCAACGTGCGGGTGCAGCATCGCCATCTGGAAGATCTCCGAGCGCTTCTTCTCCCCACCCGACAGCCCGACGTTCACCGGACGGTCGAGAAACTGCGTCACCCCGTACTTCTCGGCGGTCTCCTCGATGATGCCGCTGCTCTCCTCGAAGTTCAGGCCGTGTTCGTCGCCCAC from the Actinomycetota bacterium genome contains:
- the sufC gene encoding Fe-S cluster assembly ATPase SufC, producing MVSSLKVDGVRASIDEKQILEGIDLEVPYGELHVIMGPNGSGKSTLSHVLTGKEGYEVEGSATLDGVELLDKPVDERAKLGLLQAFQDPVEVPGVRLRELLLEVGDEHGLNFEESSGIIEETAEKYGVTQFLDRPVNVGLSGGEKKRSEIFQMAMLHPHVAILDEIDSGLDIDAVREVAAAVEEMRGPDMAVLLITHYSRILEYMTPDRIHVLMAGRIVESGGRELADELEAGGYEVLRERLGIRPRVEEPAEKPVSEFFTDTPFDF